The Lactuca sativa cultivar Salinas chromosome 2, Lsat_Salinas_v11, whole genome shotgun sequence genome includes the window TTATATAAACCTAGGTGATAACATGTATGGATTCCAAGAAGCTGATGATGATATGAAGTTTATTGATACTTTACAAAACTGCAGCAAATTAGATAGGTTGGATCTTCGTTATTGCAACTTTAAGGGACTTCTGCCCGAATCAATAGGTAATCTTTCTAATCAACTTAGATTCCTAAATTTACGGGGAAATCAATTATATGGAAACCTCCCTTCAAGTATAGGCAATCTAGATGGCTTGACCATTTTAGCTTTAGACTATAACCGATTCACGGGAAAAATCCCCTCCACCATTGGTAAGCTTAAAAAACTACAAATTGGTGACCTGTCTGACAACCAATTTTCAGGGCCAATTCCAGATGCCATTGGGAACTTATCCTTGTTAATTACACTTGATTTAAGCACCAACCGATTGGAATGGCATGTTCCATCAAGCCTAGGAAATTGTCATCAACTATCGGAGTTGTACCTTGATGAAAACAACTTCAGCGGCAACATACCTAAACAACTTCTTCAACTTTCATCTCTAAACATAGCATTAGGTCTTTCTCAAAACAACATGTCTGGGTCACTTCCAAAAGAGGTTGGTGACCTCAAGATGTTGACTTCTCTGGATTTATCTGATAACAGATTTTCAGGTAACATTCCTAGCAGCATTGGTGGTTGCACTAGCCTTTTACTCTTATCCCTCAAAGGCAACTTGTTCCAGGGCAGTTTACCACCATCATTAGGTTCCTTGAGAGGTATTTCaacactagatctttctaataaTAACTTATCAGGCCAAATTCCTCCATTCTTGGAACGGTTGAAAGTAGTAGAATACGTAAACTTATCCTTTAATGATTTTGAGGGTGAAGTCCCCGGGATAGGAGTGTTTGCTAATGCAAGTGCATTCTCTGTTTTGGGGAATAGTAAGCTTTGTGGTGGGTTGGCTGAGCTTGGGTTGCCCAAATGCAAGGAGAAAAGGAAACATAAAAAAAAGTTTCCTTTGTTCGTAATAATCATTTTGATTGCATCCCCATTTTTCATGGTATTATGTTTTGTGTATGTTTGGTGTAAGAAAAAGAAGGACCAACCGTCTGAATCATCAACGGACAGACGATTCATCAAAGTATCATACAATCAACTTCTCAAGGCTACAAACAGTTTCTCCGAAGCCAATTTGATTGGGAAGGGTGGCTTCAGCTCTGTATACAAAGGAATCCTTCATCATGAGGATACTCTTGTCGCAGTCAAAGTTATACATCTTCAAAACCGAGGTGCCCACAAAAGTTTTATATCAGAATGTGAAGCATGGAAGAGTATTCGACATCGAAATTTATTGAAAATAATAACGTCATGTTCAAGTGTTGACTTTCAAGGAAATGACTTCAAAGCTCTCGTATACGAGTTCATGCCTAATGGTAGTTTACATGATTGGCTGCATTTAAATGCAAGCACATCGAGGCTCAACCTTCTTCAAAGAATAAGTATTCTTATAGATGTTGCATCTGCACTTGATTATCTTCACAATCACTGTCTACCAGCCATTGTTCACTGTGATTTGAAGCCTAGCAACATTCTACTCGATGATGAAATGGTGGCCCATGTTGGAGACTTTGGTTTAGCTCGATTTCTTGGAACGGATTCAAACCAAAACAGCACAAGTGGGATCAGAGGAACAATTGGGTATGCAGCTCCAGGTAAAGTTCATGATGTATCCCCCACACATACGCTCATATTTGTATATACCTTTTTCTAAACTAATTGCTTATATGTTGTAGAGTATGGTGGTGGGAGTGATATGGCGAGTAGTGGGGATGTCTACAGTTTTGGAATACTGTTGTTGGAGGTGATAACAGGGAAAAGACCAACAGACAACATCTTTACCGGAGGTCTTAATCTTCATAAGTTTGCTTGCATGGCCTTACTGGACCATTTCACCGATGTTGTTGCTGATGACCTCGTACATTTTCTTCAAGAGGATGCTATTGCTACACAATGTACATCAGAAAATGCAAAGAAAACAGAGGAATGTCTATCTTCAATTGTCAAGATTGGAGTATCGTGCTCTGTGGATTCCCCACCACAACGAATGAATATTGAAAATGCTCTGCATGAGTTGCAGCATATTCTGGATACCCTTCAAAATATCTGAGGTGGCATCAATGCATGTCAATTTAAAAAACGCATACCGAATAAACTCGAACATAATGTATCATATTCTAGGATTGCCTATTTACTTTATTATGGAAGATGGTTGCCTTCAATTCAAAACATAAAATATATTGGGCTCCAATGTGTACTCGTCCCCAAACCAACTTCCAGTTTGCTTTAAGTTATTCTAGTACATAAACTTATAGAGCATGAAAAGTTTACCATGACATTATTGTACAGGGTAGCATTAGACAAAACAACTGAATCATATTATTTCAGTTGAGTTAATTTTTAGCATCGAAAGAGAATGATGAAtttttataatataaagttgataaaagtaattataaaataaaaatataaaataaaatctttGATCAGCGTTATGGTTGAAAATACTCTATATACCTACCAAAGGTTGTCAAATTCCCAACTTTTTTCAATAGGCTAATATACTTTTAATCCATATTTCCATATTTATTTTGTTATAAAACTCattgttaaaagttaaaacaatTTACTTAGCATTTTAACCAAATTATTTCACTTTCCATTATAACAACTAGACATCTTTTTCTAATCTGGACATTGTACCTTCAATTTCACTATAAAGACCTAATTACTTCATTAAACATTTTTAAATGtcaaataatatataactaatcaatatataataattaatagcCACTAGCTAACTATAATCATCTTCTTCTTTTGACATAATTTTGTAATGTTATATAAAATtgataattttaataaattaatgttaGATTATACATCTTCTAACATTTTTCAACATTAATTTACTCGTTTGCCCTGTGGGAGCCTAGTTGTAACGCATTGTTCTGAATCGTTACCCATTGGGTGTGAGTGAGGTAATATAGATGTTTCGGGCGTTCGGATTTGGTTTTGGagccaaagggtattttggtaaaattgGCAGCAGACCTTTATAGAAATTGGATTTTTGTGCTCTGAAAATTTCATGGCAAGTATGACTTGATTAAAGTGTAGAGCTGCTCGTTACCTTTTTATGGATATAAGGATGGTCGGAATCGGAGTTGtatcaaagaagttatggccttcagaatatgttagggtttgaagggaaaccctagtacgcggagcgtaccaagggagtacgcggggcgtattgaTGCGAATGGTATTATGTCATGCGTAATggggtgtacgcttagcgtaatgcAAGGATTGGACCGGGTGCAAGACCTCGTATGTTGGGTgcacgagtacgttgggcgtacgagggtgagtaagaaaccctaatttttcatgATGTAGCCTATATAAGCTTTATGATAGCCTCTTTTGTTCATTTCTAAGCCAGCCTCCAtaccctaaaaaccctaaatcaaCCCCTTAGCCTCTTACTGGCGTTCTTGAGCTATTAAAGGACCTTGGTGCTTATTTTGCATTGGTAAAGGAAGTAGAGAAGCTTGAGGATTGCTTTGCTTGGTGGTAAAGGCTTTGGAACCAAAATCATCATCTTGTGGGCAAGCTTTTTGATGTATCAAGTTTGCATCTTGGGGTGTATATGTCTAGATCTCTTCATGGTTAGTTTGTTATGGTTTTGGTCTCCTTTTTTGGGTTTATGGATGAATTAGGTCGTTTAAGGGCTTGTTCTTTAAGATCTGAGTTTATTTTGGTATCCTTAAGCATAAAGGTGCATGTTTTATGTGAAGtttggtgtcatgcatgcattaacTGATTAAGTCAACTATTAAGTACCTTTTAagtttaagagcttcatttagccatgtatgaacgtaaagttggtaactttacgtgataatccagCTTAAGGAAGTCAGATATATGTTTGGGAGCTttttcttaatgtattaagtgaAAAATCAAGTTTTGGGCTGCACAAggtgagtacgctaggcgtacaagcAGGTATGCTTAGCATACAAGCCTCCAAGtgagtacgctacgcgtacatgttgagtacgccccgcgtactcagtcagtTGGGCCTTGTATGTTTGGGCTATCTTTTGGGTTTGGGTGCTTGGGGCTTTGTTGGGTCATATGAGAAAAAGTGTTTTGGATTAGGGAAAATTTAATGGGTTTTAGGGTAAGGTCTATGTAAGGGCTTGGGCCcattttggaaaattgggccataaatgggctTGGATCATTATTGGTTTGTAGGCCTATATGATTAGGAGTttaggccttagtcttggaccaaactaAGTGAGGGGTAAATGGTATTTTTACCCCATATTTTGGATTGTTGGATTTCGGTTGGAAcctaattgttaattgggtgttatttacTTGATTGCGCCGGGATTCTAGCAGATCAATAGTCAGAGATTTATTTGTGGCTTCAACggtcaaggtgagtctcctcactgtaatatgggtcgaaggcaccaatgccggcccatttggtttatgtattaggaagaccaggggtggcccttggcttttgtatgaaagaccagcaGGTGGCTCCCGGCAGATCCATATGCAAGACCAGACTCTGGACTCTGACAGTTAATTAGATAAGTAGTTGTAGATTATAtgtttgttgtctttgtgatgcttgcacggaagaccaggaggtagctcctggcacttgtctgtaagacctagggttTTGGTCCCCGACTTGGCAACGAAAGATCATGATACGGCTCGtagcataatggcaagactatggttggcacatagcatCTCCTATCGCATGTTTGTTATGcaagatatgtatggtatgtggtattaagggaactcattaagttttgtgcttatagttgttttttatggtttcaggtacttccggttcataAGGGAAGGGTCGAACTTAATCACAACACATACACTTATATTTTCCGCAACTAAGAGAttttaggattgtactctgataactgttttaTTATGAAATATCTTTAACGGTTTGTTTAAATATAAATaagtgttttagttgttttaaaaatgaaatttttacccatGTATTTTAGGACgtcatccccaaatttctcggccagaaatgaccgatttagtttatgcttttaaaataaaatcagagtaatttttttcaaaagatgttgcggaatttgttctcaaaacaaaatataataaaagtttatcaaatatttcttaaagaaatatattttaattatataacaaaacatcgggatgtcatggTCCGATACAGACCAAAGCATAAACAGTAAATTCTAAGttttacaacagttatttacaactacaggCCTATAATTCAGAAATCCCTCTTCAACCTCCAAATTATGCTCTGGGTCCACtacatgtaatataaaaagctgagtaggtcaggcttgggtgtctggtgagcatatagggtttcaacccacaataaataaatttattaatttcatcaaccaataataaatttattaatttcatcaaacaacaataaccctgattacccgttcctgttattctcactttacgtccctaaacacctttcataagggacctagtctaagaatttTCATtagggtgacaacattgcttttaAGGGattctgtgacaaccgtcaaattcaagTCAAGTCAAATTCAACAAGTCGAAGTCAAACcgacaagtcaaaccggtcaatctTGTATAATACctgtataattaaaagttattCTATGAAAACGTACATTTGTATGTCAAGAATTCAAGTGTTTCAATAAATCTATGTGTTTATCAATCTGAAACCCTAAGAAGGGAGTTAAACGCATCAAAACCCGACTACAGACCCTTTTAGGaacttaaaataatcataaacgaAGTATAACTGGGTCCATGGACCTTGCATTACAAGATTATTCGATGAAAATGGCTAAAagtgaatctctctcaaatctctcccaatctctcctaaatctctctccaaaatctctctcaatttttataatcacttggggcatcccgacccttaaatTGGCCAAAAACCACTTGAAACGGGGAGTTATATCGAAAAACAGCCAATTAgggccgaaacccctcttaggagccCAACCTCTTAGTAGCCGAACCCTCTCAGTACCGTGCTTATTAGAAGCGATTCTGTCAGAACCGAACTTCCAAACCAAAGTCTGCAGCCGAACTGAGCCTCCTacagccgaaatagaccgagcccTCAGTCTTTTTCGCTTCCATAACCAtttcggaccgagcctcgcacCTTTGGTTCCCTCGCCTTGCACCTTCGGTCCCTTCTCTCTTCTCTCGGTTCCTTCTCTTTTCCTCTCGGTTCTCACCTTCTAAGAGCCGAACCTTGCAGGTTCGGTCCATAATgtccggttttcgactactttcGCCTGTTAAGCCTATTTTTGACGTTTTTGACGAGGATTTtccaccaaattcatatttttatcattttaaacTCCCTAAACTCATATTTTAATCAATTTTGAGGGAAATTCTAgtctaataataaaatataattggtaagatataggggtggagtgttgactttaccctAGTGTgtaacacaagcaaccacccatacccactctatgaccaacccacacccctccgcaccatacctagtcacttccttgtacttttccaTCAATCTCTAGCCATTCCCACATCCTAAGAGCTGGAAAACTCACCCTCtttcctcattctcactcatttctctcatttccacccaaagagcaaacacttttctctcaacttctctctttcaatttcgagatttccaaggcTTTTTCCAAGACTTTTCTTCTTTAGTTGGTAAGTATGATCATCTTTcatatgattattacacttccttTTAACGCAAGTCATAAattccttacacaaactccatcatatttgtgttagattctcgaatcttcaaggCATTCTCCTAAGTGTTCTTGGGTAGAACGCTCcttttcttcaacatccatccactaagaacacttcaggtgagttcatacccctatcttttcatgtttttcttaagttttaggggggggggggaatacaagttaaaacaccatgaACACCACTAAAcacatccaacagctttcatcataaaactttaactccattcacggactgttttggtcaacttaaacattttagttttccaaAATGTATTAGGTGCGAATAGTTCATGTTTATACCTTcgaaatgactacttgcacatctctatACGATgattctacaatttatggtgatttttacaaaacttcctatcCTTTCAAGAataaatccggaccagtctatgattttggactttttcacacaagttggaggtcactaaaaatcataataaaatttatgaataaactagactcatttttcaaactctcagaatttacggattcttatttggacctttgatgatttttctatgaattttctaagaatagtaatagaaatgttgacactagaaaaatgctatcaatttcatttgcaccttgtaacttgttgagcaaggtgtgtatcatTACGTGAATATATGCCTTTACATTACATGTCATTTATTCTTGGTGAGttgacatacatcagaaaacaaatggatttttaccttcaTAAGTATGCTAATTAATTAACTGTTGTAAACAAAGTTTACATACATGGTATACAAACCTTTGATAAACTATGGAAGTATAGTTTATGTCGCTTTTACATTATAAACaattataataaactataataggtatattttatgTTTCATTACGATTCAAACTTTTTACCTAAGGTtttcagttcacgtaaatctgtgaatgaataaatttgtgagacattcgcttcacgttACCTCCAAGTAACGAaatcaaaagtcctgtaaattgtaaccagagtctcttgtagggagaacgtgatagttgtgtatagatctatattgggtctgacaaacccacacctgagctgcatgcaacagctagaccagcaggtctaaggtgacaagtgtcatttaacttacgacacctgaagaacgtcgtattacgaggccgtctgagtcataatatggttataataactcacatgtggtattaacaaaacaCAAGATTTACGGGTTTTACTTATAAAATTAACGAGtatatgtcgatttaaacttgcataaatttctttaagtatggtaaaatacttgtGCACTTCGATCTTGACTTTTAAGATTACAACGCATTATAGAAGAAGATATGGGATCTTTCTTGAGCAAACATCATTTTTACAAGAAAAGGATTTTAGCATCACcttcaaaaacttatgaactcaccaacttaattgttgacactctttcaaaactacttgtattctcaggaaatccataaacaggtaaccaagtgcttttgaggatgggacgtaaggcgtcaaacatttcatttttgtcaacataatgtaattgatttggaaacatgtaaactcatactatggagtaactttttcaattatatttatgttggtcgTGCTTACTTTGATCACTATTGTAATTGTTGtcatgatactatacatgaagtcctccacccccggacgtttccatcATCCTTTggattgggggtgtgacagattctcaacaatttatgtcaaatacggcaaccatgtgggggatggagtataccaCTAAACACtaagttcacaaacacctacaggttgcgagtctgccaatgttccactggattgtctagaaaagtctgtggtcgtcatctatactccgtcaGATGACTGAAACAACAACAAtatcgaggtctctcatcattttaacacacaccaactatttcatctacccatgttatacccaatatttttgtagataaaaatacatatacagtttaaatcattttaaaacctgtataaaacatttattcaaaactcatctcaaataaacaaataatataattacacataacatgtattttatacaaaatactccatatctatgtgtaatgTGAAAGTGACTACGCACTCAC containing:
- the LOC111895100 gene encoding receptor kinase-like protein Xa21; protein product: MKFPVAFLFSSLVTFVITRTISASNETDYEALLQFKSMISNEEALSSWNASFHFCNWSGVSCGKRHRRVTALVLESQGLQGSLSPHVGNLSFLGVFSLKNNSIIGRIPHELGRLSRLRRLNLGSNGFNGVIPTNLSSCSNIELLALYDNKLVGSIPEEFRFLSKLTSILIDTNKLTGGIPSALGNITSLDTFSAADNPFGGSIPDTLGRLKSLRIFYCGNCSLSGTIPHSIYNLSLLTNISLANNQLTGRLPSALGAMLPHLLSLQLRDNQLTGSLPSSISNCSKLQHLEVSKNSFSGKLTINFATLKDINYINLGDNMYGFQEADDDMKFIDTLQNCSKLDRLDLRYCNFKGLLPESIGNLSNQLRFLNLRGNQLYGNLPSSIGNLDGLTILALDYNRFTGKIPSTIGKLKKLQIGDLSDNQFSGPIPDAIGNLSLLITLDLSTNRLEWHVPSSLGNCHQLSELYLDENNFSGNIPKQLLQLSSLNIALGLSQNNMSGSLPKEVGDLKMLTSLDLSDNRFSGNIPSSIGGCTSLLLLSLKGNLFQGSLPPSLGSLRGISTLDLSNNNLSGQIPPFLERLKVVEYVNLSFNDFEGEVPGIGVFANASAFSVLGNSKLCGGLAELGLPKCKEKRKHKKKFPLFVIIILIASPFFMVLCFVYVWCKKKKDQPSESSTDRRFIKVSYNQLLKATNSFSEANLIGKGGFSSVYKGILHHEDTLVAVKVIHLQNRGAHKSFISECEAWKSIRHRNLLKIITSCSSVDFQGNDFKALVYEFMPNGSLHDWLHLNASTSRLNLLQRISILIDVASALDYLHNHCLPAIVHCDLKPSNILLDDEMVAHVGDFGLARFLGTDSNQNSTSGIRGTIGYAAPEYGGGSDMASSGDVYSFGILLLEVITGKRPTDNIFTGGLNLHKFACMALLDHFTDVVADDLVHFLQEDAIATQCTSENAKKTEECLSSIVKIGVSCSVDSPPQRMNIENALHELQHILDTLQNI